Genomic segment of Actinomycetota bacterium:
CCACCTGGTGGTGGCCTGCGATGGTGACCGTGCCGTGGGCCTGGCGTTCCTCGAACAACGCGGAGGACCTCTGTTCCGCCACTGGGCGACGGTCAAGCGGCTGCAGATCCACCCGTCGCGGCAGCGTGCAGGAGTTGGGACCGCGCTGCTCGAGGCGGTGCACCGGGCCGCGCGGGAGCTCGGCCTCGAACAGCTCCGGCTGGACGTGCGGGGCGGGACCGGGACGGAGGTCTTCTACCAGCGTCACGGGTACGCGATCGTCGCGCGCATCCCGGGGACCATCCGGGTCGCTCCGGGCGACGACCGCGACCAGATCTGGCTGCTCCGCGACCTGTGACCGTCACGCGCCGGCCGTGGATGCCCATCGACGCGTCCGGGCGGGCAACGCTTCGACGCCGAGCCGCTCGCACCAGTCGAGGAAACGCTCGCGGGGGACTCCCGGCCAATGCAGGTCGGCCAGGTCCTCAGCGAGGGCCACGTCGGTGACGAGCGTGGCGACCTCCCGGTACAGAAGCGCGTCGTCGCGGCGGGCCGCCAGCGTGGCCGCTAGACGCTCCGCGCCCCGCACCGCGACCCCCGACCAGCGTGACGACTCGACCGGGATCCGGTCGAGCGTGTGGTAGGCGGCCAGGACAGCAGCGGCTGAGCGCTCCCCCCATCCGGGCAGTCCCGGGATCCCGTCAGCGCGGTCACCGACGAGCGCGAGCAGGTCCGGCACGCT
This window contains:
- a CDS encoding GNAT family N-acetyltransferase, with translation MIALWVDVTNAGGAVGFVPPVSAADVRPVAEEAFDRVAAGHDHLVVACDGDRAVGLAFLEQRGGPLFRHWATVKRLQIHPSRQRAGVGTALLEAVHRAARELGLEQLRLDVRGGTGTEVFYQRHGYAIVARIPGTIRVAPGDDRDQIWLLRDL